Proteins from a single region of Flavobacterium sp. YJ01:
- a CDS encoding response regulator, producing MTDYTIFYTDDDEDDISIFSDAVESIPQNIILQTYSEGQKLLNAIFNPPSTPYVVFLDLNMPGKNGFDVLEEIRKSDQNNEIPVVIYSTSSEAGIIERCRKLGANYFITKPVLMRDIIKAIEHAIQIDWSEFSPTQSNFVFKS from the coding sequence ATGACAGATTATACCATTTTTTATACAGACGACGATGAAGATGATATTAGTATCTTTTCTGATGCAGTAGAATCGATACCCCAAAATATTATTCTTCAAACTTATTCTGAAGGGCAAAAATTGCTGAACGCTATTTTTAATCCGCCTTCAACTCCTTATGTTGTCTTTTTAGATTTAAATATGCCTGGAAAAAATGGGTTTGACGTTTTAGAAGAAATTAGAAAATCGGATCAGAATAATGAAATTCCTGTCGTAATATATTCAACTTCAAGCGAAGCAGGTATTATTGAAAGATGCAGAAAACTTGGCGCAAACTATTTCATAACAAAGCCTGTTTTAATGCGTGATATTATCAAAGCAATAGAACACGCCATTCAAATCGATTGGAGTGAGTTTAGTCCAACGCAATCTAACTTTGTTTTTAAATCCTGA
- a CDS encoding pyridoxamine 5'-phosphate oxidase family protein has translation MGDHKDLTDEFAVEKIKDLAENIKTCMFCTYNEYRLQSRPMSVQEIDDKGQLWFLSDRNSSQNAEITLNPMVEIFFSEPHDKFLTLHGTATIEHDKETIERLWNPTVKIWMPGGVDDPNLSVIKFVPEDGYYWNNKNGKMVAIAKMTAAFVTGHTMDDGIEGNLKL, from the coding sequence ATGGGCGATCATAAAGACCTTACAGATGAATTTGCAGTAGAGAAAATTAAAGATCTTGCTGAAAATATTAAAACTTGCATGTTTTGTACCTACAATGAGTACAGATTGCAATCAAGACCAATGTCTGTTCAAGAAATTGACGATAAAGGACAACTTTGGTTTTTATCAGACAGAAACAGCAGTCAGAATGCTGAAATTACATTAAATCCGATGGTTGAAATCTTCTTTTCTGAGCCACACGATAAATTTCTTACACTGCACGGAACTGCAACTATCGAACATGATAAAGAAACTATTGAAAGATTATGGAATCCTACGGTAAAAATCTGGATGCCAGGTGGCGTTGACGATCCAAATTTAAGCGTGATTAAATTTGTTCCTGAAGATGGTTATTATTGGAATAACAAAAACGGAAAAATGGTAGCAATTGCTAAAATGACGGCAGCATTCGTTACAGGACATACAATGGATGATGGAATTGAAGGAAATTTGAAATTGTAA
- a CDS encoding DUF72 domain-containing protein, with protein MKNQIAIGCSSFYNRFWKNIFYPRNLPSKSWFDFYCQHFNTYEFNGSFYKFPTVRVFNNWYNKTPESFLFSVKVPKEITHIKKLKDCEGLLDDFYEVCKFGMKEKLGAILFQFPPSYDFSRQKLESLIGLLNYDFNNVIEFRHKTWWNEEVWNAFKDNNITFCSVSYPDLPSTIFKDFPLIYVRFHGVPKLFHSSYSTEELQKLNEDLNSKNGFVYFNNTASEAGILNALELKRMHI; from the coding sequence ATGAAAAATCAAATAGCAATAGGATGTTCCAGCTTTTATAACCGTTTTTGGAAGAATATTTTTTATCCAAGAAATCTGCCTTCAAAATCATGGTTCGATTTTTATTGCCAGCATTTTAATACTTACGAGTTTAATGGAAGTTTTTACAAATTTCCTACCGTCAGAGTTTTTAATAATTGGTACAATAAAACTCCAGAATCCTTTTTGTTTTCAGTCAAAGTTCCCAAAGAAATTACACATATCAAAAAACTAAAAGATTGCGAAGGGCTTTTAGATGACTTTTATGAAGTTTGTAAATTCGGAATGAAAGAAAAGTTAGGTGCGATTTTGTTTCAATTTCCTCCAAGTTACGATTTTAGCAGACAAAAATTAGAAAGTCTTATCGGACTTCTCAATTACGATTTTAACAATGTAATTGAATTTCGCCATAAAACTTGGTGGAATGAAGAAGTTTGGAACGCTTTTAAAGATAATAATATAACCTTTTGCAGTGTAAGTTATCCTGATTTGCCTTCTACAATTTTTAAAGATTTTCCGTTGATTTATGTTCGTTTTCACGGAGTCCCAAAATTGTTTCATTCTAGCTATTCTACTGAAGAATTGCAGAAATTGAATGAAGATTTAAATTCAAAAAATGGATTTGTTTATTTTAATAATACAGCAAGCGAAGCAGGGATTTTAAATGCTTTAGAGTTGAAAAGAATGCATATTTGA
- a CDS encoding SDR family oxidoreductase codes for MKKKITFPEQKQNLPGNEHKMNPEPEIIRENYIGSGKLKGKTAFITGGDSGIGRSVAVHFAREGANIAIIYLKENKDALDTKAMIEKEGQQCLLISGDLKDEKFCKAAIKKCYTTFKKINVIVNNAAIQFPQTDLEKITASQLQKTFETNIYPYFYITKAALPYLEKGDTIINTTSVTAFRGSEHLADYASTKGAIVSFTRSLSTMLAKKQIRVNGVAPGPIWTPLIVASFDKLSDFGKDNPMERAGQPSEVAPAYVFLACEDSSYITGQFIHINGGELVG; via the coding sequence ATGAAAAAGAAAATAACCTTTCCTGAGCAAAAACAAAATCTTCCTGGCAATGAACATAAAATGAATCCTGAACCAGAAATTATTAGAGAAAACTATATCGGAAGTGGAAAATTAAAAGGAAAAACTGCTTTTATAACTGGCGGCGACAGTGGTATCGGCAGAAGTGTCGCCGTACATTTTGCAAGAGAAGGCGCCAATATTGCCATTATCTATTTAAAAGAAAATAAAGATGCTTTAGACACAAAAGCGATGATTGAAAAAGAAGGACAGCAATGCCTTTTGATTAGCGGCGACTTGAAAGATGAAAAGTTTTGCAAAGCTGCAATAAAAAAATGCTACACGACATTTAAGAAGATTAATGTTATTGTGAATAATGCTGCGATACAATTTCCGCAAACGGATTTAGAAAAAATAACGGCATCGCAGCTCCAAAAAACTTTTGAAACCAATATCTATCCCTATTTCTATATCACAAAAGCTGCACTTCCGTATTTAGAAAAAGGAGATACGATTATTAATACAACTTCTGTGACGGCTTTTCGCGGAAGCGAACATCTTGCAGATTACGCCAGTACAAAAGGCGCGATTGTTAGTTTTACAAGATCGCTTTCTACGATGTTAGCGAAAAAACAAATTCGTGTAAACGGTGTTGCGCCTGGACCAATTTGGACACCGCTTATTGTGGCAAGCTTTGACAAATTATCGGATTTCGGAAAAGATAATCCGATGGAAAGAGCTGGACAGCCTTCTGAAGTGGCGCCTGCATATGTGTTTTTGGCTTGCGAAGACAGCAGTTATATTACTGGACAGTTTATTCATATAAATGGTGGCGAATTGGTTGGTTGA
- a CDS encoding ATP-binding protein, which produces MEIKNRDLVNMNIELQSFAYISSHDLQEPLRKIQTFASRLADLDEQNISAIAKTYLARIEVSAKKMQNLIQDLLTYSRTNSAERVFTTVNIDEIAEEVVSDFSDRIEEKNAIVEYANLGEATIIQFQFRQLLHNLVENALKFSKPGIPPIVKISGEKIDGKLIPDAEFKDKTYYHLQVSDNGIGFELVYKEKIFEVFQRLNTESEYKGTGIGLAIVKKIVENHKGIITVSSEKGEGAVFNVYIPELT; this is translated from the coding sequence TTGGAAATTAAAAACAGAGATTTAGTCAATATGAATATTGAACTACAGTCTTTTGCCTATATTTCTAGTCATGATCTTCAGGAACCACTTAGAAAAATTCAAACTTTTGCCAGCCGACTTGCCGATTTAGATGAACAGAATATTTCGGCAATTGCCAAAACTTATTTAGCTCGAATCGAAGTTTCTGCCAAAAAAATGCAGAATTTAATTCAGGATTTATTAACCTATTCTAGAACTAATTCTGCCGAAAGAGTTTTTACAACAGTCAATATTGATGAAATTGCTGAAGAAGTGGTAAGTGATTTTTCGGATCGAATTGAAGAAAAAAATGCGATTGTTGAATATGCAAATCTTGGAGAAGCAACTATTATTCAGTTTCAATTCAGACAATTGCTTCATAATTTAGTAGAAAATGCATTGAAGTTTTCTAAACCCGGAATTCCTCCTATAGTAAAAATTTCTGGAGAAAAAATTGACGGAAAATTAATTCCAGATGCTGAATTTAAAGATAAAACATATTATCATTTGCAAGTTTCAGACAACGGAATCGGTTTTGAACTTGTTTACAAAGAAAAAATCTTTGAAGTTTTCCAGCGTTTAAATACCGAAAGTGAATACAAAGGAACTGGAATTGGACTTGCCATTGTAAAGAAAATCGTTGAAAATCATAAAGGCATTATTACGGTTTCTAGCGAAAAAGGCGAAGGTGCTGTTTTTAATGTTTATATTCCAGAATTGACTTAA
- a CDS encoding SemiSWEET transporter, with the protein MNYIDILGLFAGACITISTVPQILKVWKTKKVKEISLKMFGILTFGIAIWIVYGILKNDLPIIITNSVSLVLNLIMVYFILHYEKE; encoded by the coding sequence ATGAATTACATAGATATTCTTGGTCTTTTTGCAGGAGCTTGCATTACGATTTCGACAGTTCCGCAGATTTTAAAAGTTTGGAAAACCAAAAAAGTAAAAGAGATTTCTCTAAAAATGTTTGGAATTCTCACTTTCGGAATTGCAATTTGGATTGTTTATGGCATTCTAAAAAACGATCTTCCGATAATTATTACCAACAGCGTTTCTTTGGTTTTAAACCTCATTATGGTTTATTTTATTCTGCATTACGAAAAAGAATGA
- a CDS encoding PAS domain-containing protein, with product MSNNNYAFLANGGEMGKLTRAKDWSQTAVGAVESWPQSLRTTIGILLNSKFPMFLFWGPDHICFYNDAYRPSLGNDGKHPAILGEKGADYWPEIWDFIKPLIDQVLNKGEATWHEDQLLPIYRNGKMEDVYWTFSYSPVNDENGKTAGVLVICNETTKQVITRKNLEESEKRFRNTVKQLPLGICILKGADLVVEMANSTYLHIIDKEEKDILNKPIFESVPEAKETTYSLLKNVFETGVPYYTDELAVTLNRYNKKELGYFNLVFYPLKEENAEITGVIVISYEVTEEVKARHLLSESEKAFRNIVMESPIAMAIFRGKEYTIEMANLTMMHDIWQREEKDCIGKPLLEVFPELINQKYPELLNEVLSNGKTIRENESVAYVDIKGKLKKFYLDYEYTTLYEKNGKASGIMCTVYDVTSKVKARKKVETAEERARLAIEIGEIATWDLDLRTRKLIYSDNILDLFGFQKNTKIVHQDIRDRILPDDEHIVVAALAEALKNSIYKYEARILKLDNTIGWIKVHGKVFFDENNEPTKMLGTVMDFTDERDIQQILFKSEKKFRLLADSMPHLI from the coding sequence ATGAGTAATAATAATTATGCTTTTCTGGCAAATGGAGGAGAAATGGGTAAACTTACTCGAGCCAAAGACTGGAGCCAAACAGCGGTTGGTGCTGTAGAATCTTGGCCACAAAGTCTTAGAACCACTATAGGCATTCTCTTAAATTCTAAATTTCCCATGTTTTTATTTTGGGGACCAGATCATATTTGTTTTTATAATGACGCTTATCGTCCGAGTCTTGGAAATGACGGAAAACATCCGGCAATTCTTGGAGAAAAAGGCGCAGATTACTGGCCAGAAATATGGGATTTCATAAAACCTTTAATCGATCAAGTTCTAAATAAAGGAGAAGCAACTTGGCACGAAGACCAATTGCTGCCTATTTATAGAAATGGCAAAATGGAAGATGTATATTGGACTTTTAGCTATAGTCCGGTAAATGATGAAAACGGAAAAACAGCTGGCGTTTTAGTAATTTGCAATGAAACTACAAAACAAGTCATTACTCGTAAAAACCTTGAAGAAAGCGAGAAAAGATTCAGAAATACAGTAAAACAATTGCCACTAGGAATTTGCATTTTGAAAGGTGCAGATTTAGTTGTAGAAATGGCTAATTCGACTTATCTACACATTATTGACAAAGAAGAAAAAGACATTTTAAACAAACCTATTTTTGAATCGGTTCCTGAAGCAAAAGAAACCACATATTCATTATTAAAAAATGTTTTTGAAACAGGAGTTCCTTATTATACAGATGAATTAGCCGTAACATTAAATAGATACAACAAGAAAGAATTAGGGTATTTTAATCTTGTTTTTTATCCTTTAAAAGAAGAAAATGCAGAAATTACAGGAGTTATTGTAATTTCTTATGAAGTAACTGAGGAAGTTAAAGCTAGACATCTTTTGTCTGAAAGCGAAAAAGCATTCAGAAATATTGTAATGGAATCTCCTATTGCAATGGCTATTTTTAGAGGAAAAGAATATACCATCGAAATGGCCAATTTAACAATGATGCATGACATCTGGCAGCGAGAAGAAAAAGATTGTATTGGCAAACCTCTATTAGAAGTTTTCCCAGAATTAATAAATCAAAAATATCCCGAATTGCTAAATGAAGTGCTTTCGAATGGAAAAACAATTCGCGAAAACGAATCTGTCGCTTATGTCGATATTAAAGGAAAACTGAAAAAATTTTACCTCGATTACGAGTACACAACGCTTTACGAAAAAAACGGAAAAGCATCTGGTATTATGTGCACGGTTTACGATGTAACCTCTAAAGTAAAAGCCAGAAAAAAAGTAGAAACGGCAGAAGAAAGGGCAAGATTAGCCATAGAAATTGGAGAAATCGCAACTTGGGATTTAGATCTTAGAACTAGAAAATTAATCTACAGCGATAATATTCTGGATCTTTTTGGTTTTCAAAAGAATACAAAAATCGTGCATCAGGATATTCGAGACAGAATTCTCCCTGATGATGAACATATCGTTGTAGCAGCGCTTGCAGAAGCGCTCAAAAATAGTATTTACAAATATGAAGCTCGAATTTTAAAATTAGATAATACAATTGGCTGGATAAAAGTACACGGAAAAGTCTTTTTTGATGAAAATAATGAACCTACCAAAATGTTAGGTACCGTTATGGATTTTACTGACGAAAGAGATATTCAGCAAATATTATTTAAAAGCGAGAAAAAATTCAGACTCCTTGCCGACTCCATGCCGCATCTTATATAG